One Triticum dicoccoides isolate Atlit2015 ecotype Zavitan chromosome 4B, WEW_v2.0, whole genome shotgun sequence genomic window carries:
- the LOC119290854 gene encoding tropinone reductase homolog At5g06060-like isoform X1 has product MAAADDIGASAGRWSLHGRTALVTGGTRGIGRAVVEELAALGAAVHTCSRKEAELGERLKEWEAKGFRVTGSVCDVSVRDQRELLLRDVADRFAGKLDILINNVGRNHTKPTTEYSADEYSFIMATNLESAYHLCQLAHPLLKASGVASIVFISSVSGVVAISSGSIYGMTKRAMNQLAKNLACEWAKDNIRINSVAPWYIKTSLVEEDLANEDFVDSIARRTPMRRVGEPEEVSSLVAFLCMPGSSYITGQTISVDGGMTINGMYPTEN; this is encoded by the exons ATGGCCGCGGCAGACGACATCGGCGCCAGTGCGGGGAGGTGGTCCCTCCACGGCAGGACGGCGCTCGTCACCGGCGGCACCCGCGGCATCGG GCGCGCGGTTGTGGAGGAGCTGGCGGCGCTCGGAGCCGCCGTGCACACGTGCTCCCGGAAGGAAGCCGAGCTCGGCGAGCGCTTGAAGGAGTGGGAGGCCAAGGGATTCCGCGTCACCGGCTCCGTCTGCGACGTCTCCGTGCGCGACCAGCGCGAGCTTCTCCTCCGCGACGTCGCCGACCGCTTCGCCGGCAAGCTGGACATCCTC ATAAACAACGTGGGCAGAAACCATACAAAACCAACCACTGAATACTCGGCAGATGAATATTCGTTCATAATGGCCACTAATCTTGAATCTGCATATCATCTATGCCAACTTGCACACCCTCTTCTCAAAGCATCCGGGGTGGCCAGCATTGTCTTCATATCATCAGTCTCTGGAGTGGTAGCCATATCTAGTGGCTCCATTTATGGCATGACAAAAC GTGCGATGAATCAGTTGGCCAAGAACCTAGCGTGTGAGTGGGCGAAAGACAACATAAGAATCAATTCTGTTGCTCCATGGTACATCAAGACTTCACTTGTGGAAGAG GATTTGGCGAACGAGGATTTCGTGGATAGCATCGCCCGTCGAACTCCCATGAGGCGTGTGGGAGAACCTGAAGAAGTATCATCGCTGGTGGCGTTTCTCTGTATGCCCGGTTCATCTTATATCACTGGCCAGACGATCTCGGTTGATGGCGGCATGACTATAAATGGCATGTACCCGACTGAGAACTAG
- the LOC119290854 gene encoding tropinone reductase homolog At5g06060-like isoform X3 produces the protein MAAADDIGASAGRWSLHGRTALVTGGTRGIGRAVVEELAALGAAVHTCSRKEAELGERLKEWEAKGFRVTGSVCDVSVRDQRELLLRDVADRFAGKLDILINNVGRNHTKPTTEYSADEYSFIMATNLESAYHLCQLAHPLLKASGVASIVFISSVSGVVAISSGSIYGMTKRAMNQLAKNLACEWAKDNIRINSVAPWYIKTSLEIKNVMLHLSRLILQDLANEDFVDSIARRTPMRRVGEPEEVSSLVAFLCMPGSSYITGQTISVDGGMTINGMYPTEN, from the exons ATGGCCGCGGCAGACGACATCGGCGCCAGTGCGGGGAGGTGGTCCCTCCACGGCAGGACGGCGCTCGTCACCGGCGGCACCCGCGGCATCGG GCGCGCGGTTGTGGAGGAGCTGGCGGCGCTCGGAGCCGCCGTGCACACGTGCTCCCGGAAGGAAGCCGAGCTCGGCGAGCGCTTGAAGGAGTGGGAGGCCAAGGGATTCCGCGTCACCGGCTCCGTCTGCGACGTCTCCGTGCGCGACCAGCGCGAGCTTCTCCTCCGCGACGTCGCCGACCGCTTCGCCGGCAAGCTGGACATCCTC ATAAACAACGTGGGCAGAAACCATACAAAACCAACCACTGAATACTCGGCAGATGAATATTCGTTCATAATGGCCACTAATCTTGAATCTGCATATCATCTATGCCAACTTGCACACCCTCTTCTCAAAGCATCCGGGGTGGCCAGCATTGTCTTCATATCATCAGTCTCTGGAGTGGTAGCCATATCTAGTGGCTCCATTTATGGCATGACAAAAC GTGCGATGAATCAGTTGGCCAAGAACCTAGCGTGTGAGTGGGCGAAAGACAACATAAGAATCAATTCTGTTGCTCCATGGTACATCAAGACTTCACTT GAAATAAAAAATGTAATGCTTCACCTGTCCCGTTTGATCCTCCAGGATTTGGCGAACGAGGATTTCGTGGATAGCATCGCCCGTCGAACTCCCATGAGGCGTGTGGGAGAACCTGAAGAAGTATCATCGCTGGTGGCGTTTCTCTGTATGCCCGGTTCATCTTATATCACTGGCCAGACGATCTCGGTTGATGGCGGCATGACTATAAATGGCATGTACCCGACTGAGAACTAG
- the LOC119290854 gene encoding tropinone reductase homolog At5g06060-like isoform X2, which produces MAAADDIGASAGRWSLHGRTALVTGGTRGIGRAVVEELAALGAAVHTCSRKEAELGERLKEWEAKGFRVTGSVCDVSVRDQRELLLRDVADRFAGKLDILINNVGRNHTKPTTEYSADEYSFIMATNLESAYHLCQLAHPLLKASGVASIVFISSVSGVVAISSGSIYGMTKRAMNQLAKNLACEWAKDNIRINSVAPWYIKTSLVEELSLRSPSQ; this is translated from the exons ATGGCCGCGGCAGACGACATCGGCGCCAGTGCGGGGAGGTGGTCCCTCCACGGCAGGACGGCGCTCGTCACCGGCGGCACCCGCGGCATCGG GCGCGCGGTTGTGGAGGAGCTGGCGGCGCTCGGAGCCGCCGTGCACACGTGCTCCCGGAAGGAAGCCGAGCTCGGCGAGCGCTTGAAGGAGTGGGAGGCCAAGGGATTCCGCGTCACCGGCTCCGTCTGCGACGTCTCCGTGCGCGACCAGCGCGAGCTTCTCCTCCGCGACGTCGCCGACCGCTTCGCCGGCAAGCTGGACATCCTC ATAAACAACGTGGGCAGAAACCATACAAAACCAACCACTGAATACTCGGCAGATGAATATTCGTTCATAATGGCCACTAATCTTGAATCTGCATATCATCTATGCCAACTTGCACACCCTCTTCTCAAAGCATCCGGGGTGGCCAGCATTGTCTTCATATCATCAGTCTCTGGAGTGGTAGCCATATCTAGTGGCTCCATTTATGGCATGACAAAAC GTGCGATGAATCAGTTGGCCAAGAACCTAGCGTGTGAGTGGGCGAAAGACAACATAAGAATCAATTCTGTTGCTCCATGGTACATCAAGACTTCACTTGTGGAAGAG CTCTCGCTCCGTTCACCATCTCAGTGA